A single window of Bombyx mori chromosome 9, ASM3026992v2 DNA harbors:
- the LOC119628943 gene encoding uncharacterized protein LOC119628943 isoform X2: MRRLFQRSGRMKNLATSRDGCTRSTSWITYMDGTTKTASSSCRYVFVGRLGIVRYTTATILHIREWLPHGEEKVLLLQLQEGPTFNQRNVTPAEEKVMKQRTAKSRAARCAIARDTRRSADGMRPALHTQKIEAASVNNKSCVMYKK, encoded by the exons ATGCGGAGGTTATTCCAACGTTCCGGCCGGATGAAAAATCTAGCAACGTCAAGGGATGGCTGCACAAGATCGACCAGTTGGATCACGTATATGGATGGGACAACAAAGACTGCCAGTTCATCATGCAGATATGTCTTCGTGGGTCGGCTAGGGATTGTGCGATACACCACCGCAACTATACTACACATCCGCGAATGGCTACCACATGGAGAAGAGAAGGTGCTGTTGCTCCAGTTGCAAGAGGGACCGACTTTCAACCAAAGAAATGTTACGCCTGCCGAAGAGAAGGTCATGAAACAAAGAACTGCAAAGAGCCGCGCTGCGAGGTGTGCCATCGCCCGGGACACACGTCGGTCAGCTGATGGTATGCGGCCAGCTCTTCACACCCAAAA GATAGAGGCTGCATCAGTTaacaataaaagctgtgtgatgtacaaaaaataa
- the LOC119628943 gene encoding uncharacterized protein LOC119628943 isoform X1, which yields MRRLFQRSGRMKNLATSRDGCTRSTSWITYMDGTTKTASSSCRYVFVGRLGIVRYTTATILHIREWLPHGEEKVLLLQLQEGPTFNQRNVTPAEEKVMKQRTAKSRAARCAIARDTRRSADGMRPALHTQKCHTPATNQAPIAALIAVGHGIYRMAECYRATLPASHNKLFTNLGNI from the exons ATGCGGAGGTTATTCCAACGTTCCGGCCGGATGAAAAATCTAGCAACGTCAAGGGATGGCTGCACAAGATCGACCAGTTGGATCACGTATATGGATGGGACAACAAAGACTGCCAGTTCATCATGCAGATATGTCTTCGTGGGTCGGCTAGGGATTGTGCGATACACCACCGCAACTATACTACACATCCGCGAATGGCTACCACATGGAGAAGAGAAGGTGCTGTTGCTCCAGTTGCAAGAGGGACCGACTTTCAACCAAAGAAATGTTACGCCTGCCGAAGAGAAGGTCATGAAACAAAGAACTGCAAAGAGCCGCGCTGCGAGGTGTGCCATCGCCCGGGACACACGTCGGTCAGCTGATGGTATGCGGCCAGCTCTTCACACCCAAAA GTGCCATACACCAGCGACAAACCAGGCGCCAATAGCAGCGCTGATCGCCGTGGGACACGGCATATACAGGATGGCCGaatgttatcgagcaacacttccggcctcacataataaattatttacgaacttaggaaatatatag